From a region of the Streptomyces caniferus genome:
- a CDS encoding DUF5685 family protein: MFGIVRPCTHRLSQGLKAEWMAHLCGLCLALRGDHGQFARVVTNYDGLIISVLTDAQSGLAQAGRRTAGPCPLRGMRTASVAKGEGARLAASVSLVLASAKIRDHVADGNGALRRRPVAAAARKVAAGWDRAGARTGATLGFDTAVLVDAVDRQLGIEELAGPGTPLTVITEPTETATAAAFAHTAVLAGRPGNAAPLAEAGRLFGRLAHLLDAVEDRTADAAEGAWNPLAATGATLAQARRLCDDALHGIRLALRDVEFADSALVHVLLVHELRRSVDRAFGTAACSHQGHGAPGPYDGRGGNPYQDGQPSPYGRPPQYGQPPQYGQAPAGGPYAQGQQHLNGPQNPYGGGGPVGPGGHGGGYGGGSGGGEGGMPQFPQQPKKPRGFLAGCAVAIGLCCTCKLCCAEEYEGAWSRKKREGCCQKCDCGDGCDCCDCCNCCDC; encoded by the coding sequence ATGTTCGGAATCGTCAGGCCCTGCACCCATCGCCTGTCACAAGGGCTCAAGGCGGAGTGGATGGCCCATCTGTGCGGCCTCTGTCTCGCGCTGCGCGGCGACCACGGGCAGTTCGCCCGGGTCGTCACGAACTACGACGGGCTGATCATCTCCGTGCTGACGGACGCCCAGTCCGGCCTCGCGCAGGCCGGCCGCCGTACCGCGGGGCCCTGCCCGCTGCGGGGTATGCGTACCGCCTCGGTGGCGAAGGGGGAGGGCGCGCGCCTCGCGGCATCGGTCTCCCTCGTGCTGGCCTCGGCGAAGATACGCGACCATGTCGCCGACGGGAACGGAGCGTTGCGCCGCCGGCCGGTGGCCGCCGCCGCGCGCAAGGTCGCCGCGGGCTGGGACCGGGCCGGCGCGCGCACCGGCGCCACCCTCGGCTTCGACACCGCCGTACTCGTCGACGCGGTCGACCGGCAGCTCGGCATCGAGGAACTGGCCGGACCCGGCACACCGCTGACGGTGATCACCGAACCGACCGAGACGGCGACCGCCGCGGCCTTCGCCCACACCGCGGTGCTGGCGGGCCGGCCGGGCAACGCCGCGCCGCTCGCCGAGGCCGGCCGGCTCTTCGGACGGCTGGCCCATCTGCTCGACGCCGTGGAGGACCGTACGGCGGACGCCGCCGAGGGCGCCTGGAACCCGCTGGCCGCCACGGGCGCCACCCTGGCCCAGGCCCGCCGGCTGTGCGACGACGCGCTGCACGGCATCCGCCTCGCGCTGCGCGACGTGGAGTTCGCCGACTCCGCCCTCGTGCATGTGCTGCTGGTGCACGAACTGCGCCGCTCGGTGGACCGCGCCTTCGGCACCGCCGCCTGCTCCCACCAGGGGCACGGCGCGCCGGGGCCGTACGACGGCCGGGGCGGCAACCCGTACCAGGACGGTCAGCCCTCCCCGTACGGCCGGCCCCCGCAGTACGGTCAGCCGCCCCAGTACGGCCAGGCGCCGGCCGGTGGCCCCTACGCCCAGGGACAGCAGCATCTGAACGGGCCGCAGAACCCGTACGGCGGCGGTGGTCCGGTGGGGCCCGGCGGCCACGGGGGCGGATACGGCGGCGGCTCCGGCGGGGGCGAGGGCGGGATGCCGCAGTTCCCGCAGCAGCCGAAGAAGCCCCGTGGCTTCCTCGCCGGCTGTGCGGTCGCCATCGGACTGTGCTGCACCTGCAAGCTCTGCTGTGCCGAGGAGTACGAGGGGGCCTGGTCGCGCAAGAAGCGCGAGGGGTGCTGCCAGAAGTGCGATTGCGGCGACGGTTGTGATTGCTGCGACTGCTGCAACTGCTGCGACTGCTGA
- a CDS encoding MalY/PatB family protein — protein sequence MDPVPRATPDDTNPLRRLSLDDLRRRTSMKWRTYPDDVLPLWVAEMDVPLPAPVASAITEAVALGDTGYPAGTAYARALADFARARWGWDGIALARTAIVPDVMLGIVEVLKLVTGPGDPVVVNCPVYPPFYQFVTHMDRRVVEAPLGEDLRIDFAALEGAFRHAVADGGRAAYLLCSPHNPTGTVHGAEELAAVAALADRYGVRVVADEIHAPVVALDTGFVPYLSVPGAESGLSLMSASKAWNLAGLKAALALAGPAAADDLARLPEEVSHGPSHLGIIAHTAALRDGGDWLDAVRAGLDDNRRLLAALLAEHLPAVRYRPAAGTYLAWLDCRALGLGDDPAAVFLARGRVALSPGTNFGTGGAGHVRLNLATSPELLTEAVRRMAAALT from the coding sequence ATGGACCCCGTGCCGCGTGCCACCCCCGACGACACCAACCCGCTGCGCCGGCTCTCCCTCGACGACCTGCGGCGTCGTACGAGCATGAAGTGGCGCACCTACCCGGACGATGTGCTGCCGCTGTGGGTGGCGGAGATGGATGTGCCGCTCCCCGCACCGGTCGCCTCGGCGATCACGGAGGCGGTCGCGCTCGGCGACACCGGCTACCCGGCGGGAACGGCGTACGCCCGGGCGCTGGCCGACTTCGCGCGGGCGCGGTGGGGCTGGGACGGGATCGCCCTCGCGCGCACGGCGATCGTGCCCGATGTGATGCTGGGGATCGTCGAGGTTCTCAAACTGGTCACCGGCCCGGGGGACCCGGTGGTCGTCAACTGCCCCGTCTACCCGCCGTTCTACCAGTTCGTGACGCATATGGACCGGCGGGTGGTGGAAGCGCCGCTGGGAGAGGATCTGCGGATCGATTTCGCCGCGCTGGAGGGGGCGTTCCGGCACGCCGTCGCGGACGGGGGCCGGGCCGCGTATCTGCTGTGCAGCCCGCACAATCCCACGGGCACCGTGCACGGCGCCGAGGAACTGGCCGCCGTCGCGGCACTGGCCGACCGGTACGGCGTCCGGGTCGTCGCCGACGAGATCCACGCGCCCGTGGTGGCCCTCGACACCGGCTTCGTGCCGTATCTGAGCGTGCCCGGCGCGGAGAGCGGGCTGTCGCTGATGTCGGCGTCCAAGGCGTGGAACCTGGCCGGTCTCAAGGCGGCGCTCGCCCTCGCCGGACCGGCCGCGGCCGACGATCTGGCCCGCCTCCCGGAGGAGGTCAGCCACGGCCCCAGCCACCTGGGGATCATCGCCCACACCGCCGCCCTGCGGGACGGCGGCGACTGGCTCGACGCGGTGCGCGCCGGCCTCGACGACAACCGCCGGCTGCTCGCCGCCCTGCTGGCCGAGCACCTCCCCGCGGTCCGCTACCGCCCCGCCGCCGGCACCTACCTCGCCTGGCTCGACTGCCGTGCGCTCGGTCTCGGTGACGACCCCGCCGCGGTCTTCCTCGCCCGCGGCAGGGTCGCGCTCAGCCCCGGTACCAACTTCGGCACCGGCGGCGCCGGTCACGTCCGGCTCAACCTCGCGACCTCGCCCGAGCTGCTGACGGAGGCCGTACGGCGGATGGCCGCCGCGCTGACCTGA
- a CDS encoding VWA domain-containing protein: MITRKRLAAGVCGLLAAMTLALAPTPASAGEPDAKSSPKVELTLDVSGSMRARDIDGQSRMAAAKQAFNEVLDAVPDEVQLGIRTLGANYRGEDRKVGCKDTRQLYPVGPLNRTEAKTAVATLSPTGWTPIGPALLGAADDLKGGDASRRIVLITDGEDTCAPLDPCQVARDIAAKGIHLTVDTLGLLPDAKTRNQLSCIAEATGGTYTSVQHTKELRDRVHQLVDRAAHPVVTPVATEGSQQCAGAPKLKPGLYSDREKFAEHRWYRVDVRPGQELRASVSVAADRAVNNDYGVLLRASTVHGREIVRGAEAGDGRTDVISSGLRYPKAQTSAADDDGEPTAETVCLQVSNSFSAPASVKTDPGLPVELTVDLVDGPDDASDAAFFGLGHGWWLLASLALTGLVVGLLWGWLSRWRVTVWRTN, from the coding sequence ATGATCACAAGAAAACGGCTGGCGGCCGGGGTGTGCGGCCTGCTGGCCGCGATGACCCTCGCGCTCGCCCCCACACCCGCCAGCGCCGGTGAACCCGACGCGAAGTCCTCCCCCAAAGTCGAGTTGACGCTCGATGTCAGTGGCTCGATGCGGGCGCGTGACATCGACGGTCAGAGCCGGATGGCCGCCGCGAAGCAGGCGTTCAACGAGGTGCTGGACGCCGTGCCGGACGAGGTCCAGCTCGGCATACGCACCCTCGGCGCCAACTACCGCGGCGAGGACCGGAAAGTCGGCTGCAAGGACACCCGGCAGCTCTACCCGGTCGGCCCGCTGAACCGGACCGAGGCGAAGACCGCGGTGGCCACGCTCAGCCCCACCGGCTGGACGCCCATCGGCCCGGCGCTGCTGGGCGCGGCCGACGACCTCAAGGGCGGCGACGCGTCCCGCAGGATCGTCCTCATCACGGACGGCGAGGACACCTGCGCCCCGCTCGACCCCTGCCAGGTGGCACGGGACATCGCCGCCAAGGGCATCCACCTCACCGTCGACACCCTCGGGCTGCTGCCGGACGCCAAGACCCGCAACCAGCTGAGCTGTATCGCCGAGGCGACCGGCGGCACCTACACCTCGGTGCAGCACACCAAGGAACTGCGCGACCGTGTGCACCAGTTGGTGGACCGCGCCGCGCATCCGGTGGTCACTCCGGTGGCGACCGAGGGGTCACAGCAGTGCGCCGGCGCCCCGAAGCTCAAGCCCGGTCTCTACAGCGACCGCGAGAAGTTCGCCGAGCACCGCTGGTACCGGGTGGACGTCCGGCCCGGCCAGGAACTGCGTGCCTCGGTGAGCGTCGCCGCGGACCGCGCGGTCAACAACGACTACGGGGTCCTGCTGCGGGCCTCGACCGTGCACGGCCGGGAGATCGTCCGTGGTGCGGAGGCCGGCGACGGCCGTACGGATGTGATCTCCTCCGGGCTGCGCTACCCGAAGGCGCAGACCTCCGCCGCGGACGACGACGGCGAACCCACGGCGGAGACCGTCTGTCTGCAGGTCAGCAACTCCTTCTCGGCGCCTGCCTCGGTCAAGACCGATCCGGGCCTGCCCGTCGAGCTGACCGTCGACCTGGTGGACGGGCCCGACGACGCCTCCGACGCGGCCTTCTTCGGCCTGGGACACGGCTGGTGGCTGCTGGCCTCGCTGGCTCTCACCGGGCTGGTCGTGGGCCTGCTGTGGGGCTGGCTCTCCCGTTGGCGCGTGACCGTGTGGAGGACCAACTGA